A window of Citrus sinensis cultivar Valencia sweet orange chromosome 7, DVS_A1.0, whole genome shotgun sequence contains these coding sequences:
- the LOC102608160 gene encoding NAC domain-containing protein 76-like isoform X3: protein MENLLGYKFQPSNEQILYLLVEKRLNPHFSHHPIKDIVDICSLEPWDLATESKTESEDQVWYFFCEPYYKYRKSNRAHRRTKTGHWKITSRVSQIEARNGLSGIKKILTFYRHGLASKEAITEWVMHEYHVTDDPRYKENLMHATIRKTLVTRFKHMLSEGSLYNVKNLKVVSTTGEYRPLSNQYKIIFLVITSLKRLEEGTVKIPINGFQFVSPNLINLRVNDNTILSDVIGSLCGVGDIEIVGAGWKKRDIKILTDYSVTTKITLWGKLGEMFDPNLYKKDEGPCIVIVTSTTIKKFQVIESSNVNKITFEEEMFLNRMSIEELLEAD from the exons ATGGAGAATCTTTTGGGCTACAAATTCCAGCCATCCAACGAACAAATCCTCTATCTTCTGGTGGAGAAGAGGCTTAATCCCCATTTCTCACATCACCCTATCAAGGATATTGTTGATATCTGCAGCCTTGAGCCTTGGGACTTGGCAA CGGAATCAAAAACAGAGTCCGAGGATCAAGTTTGGTACTTCTTCTGTGAACCTTATTATAAGTACAGGAAGAGTAACCGTGCCCACAGAAGAACAAAAACAGGGCATTGGAAAATTACAAGTAGAGTTTCCCAAATCGAAGCTAGAAACGGCCTTTCGGGTATCAAAAAGATTTTGACTTTCTACCGTCATGGTCTTGCTTCTAAGGAAGCTATTACCGAGTGGGTTATGCATGAGTACCATGTGACGGACGACCCCAGATATAAG GAAAATCTCATGCATGCAACAATCAGGAAAACCTTAGTGACAAGGTTTAAGCACATGTTGAGTGAGGGTTCTTTGTACAATGTCAAGAATTTGAAAGTTGTTTCAACTACAGGCGAGTACAGACCACTTTCAAATCAGTATAAGattattttcttggttatAACTTCTCTTAAGAGGTTAGAAGAAGGAACTGTCAAGATTCCGATTAATGGATTTCAATTCGTATCTCcgaatttgattaatttacgTGTGAATGATAACACAATCCTCTcag ATGTTATTGGAAGTTTATGTGGTGTGGGTGATATTGAGATCGTTGGAGCTGGttggaaaaaaagagatataaaaattCTAACGGATTA TTCGGTAACAACGAAGATTACTTTATGGGGAAAGTTAGGGGAGATGTTTGATCcaaatttgtacaagaaagACGAGGGTCCTTGTATTGTGATAGTAACTTCTAcaaccattaaaaaattccaag TTATTGAAAGTTCGAATGTGAATAAGATTACTTTTGAGGAAGAGATGTTCCTTAACAGAATGAGCATTGAAGAACTATTGGAGGCTGATTGA
- the LOC102608160 gene encoding NAC domain-containing protein 76-like isoform X2, with protein sequence MENLLGYKFQPSNEQILYLLVEKRLNPHFSHHPIKDIVDICSLEPWDLATESKTESEDQVWYFFCEPYYKYRKSNRAHRRTKTGHWKITSRVSQIEARNGLSGIKKILTFYRHGLASKEAITEWVMHEYHVTDDPRYKENLMHATIRKTLVTRFKHMLSEGSLYNVKNLKVVSTTGEYRPLSNQYKIIFLVITSLKRLEEGTVKIPINGFQFVSPNLINLRVNDNTILSDVIGSLCGVGDIEIVGAGWKKRDIKILTDYSVTTKITLWGKLGEMFDPNLYKKDEGPCIVIVTSTTIKKFQGEVNFSTTSASKIYINLQIDYVASLIERFSTVSNVVQVIESSNVNKITFEEEMFLNRMSIEELLEAD encoded by the exons ATGGAGAATCTTTTGGGCTACAAATTCCAGCCATCCAACGAACAAATCCTCTATCTTCTGGTGGAGAAGAGGCTTAATCCCCATTTCTCACATCACCCTATCAAGGATATTGTTGATATCTGCAGCCTTGAGCCTTGGGACTTGGCAA CGGAATCAAAAACAGAGTCCGAGGATCAAGTTTGGTACTTCTTCTGTGAACCTTATTATAAGTACAGGAAGAGTAACCGTGCCCACAGAAGAACAAAAACAGGGCATTGGAAAATTACAAGTAGAGTTTCCCAAATCGAAGCTAGAAACGGCCTTTCGGGTATCAAAAAGATTTTGACTTTCTACCGTCATGGTCTTGCTTCTAAGGAAGCTATTACCGAGTGGGTTATGCATGAGTACCATGTGACGGACGACCCCAGATATAAG GAAAATCTCATGCATGCAACAATCAGGAAAACCTTAGTGACAAGGTTTAAGCACATGTTGAGTGAGGGTTCTTTGTACAATGTCAAGAATTTGAAAGTTGTTTCAACTACAGGCGAGTACAGACCACTTTCAAATCAGTATAAGattattttcttggttatAACTTCTCTTAAGAGGTTAGAAGAAGGAACTGTCAAGATTCCGATTAATGGATTTCAATTCGTATCTCcgaatttgattaatttacgTGTGAATGATAACACAATCCTCTcag ATGTTATTGGAAGTTTATGTGGTGTGGGTGATATTGAGATCGTTGGAGCTGGttggaaaaaaagagatataaaaattCTAACGGATTA TTCGGTAACAACGAAGATTACTTTATGGGGAAAGTTAGGGGAGATGTTTGATCcaaatttgtacaagaaagACGAGGGTCCTTGTATTGTGATAGTAACTTCTAcaaccattaaaaaattccaag GTGAGGTTAATTTCTCTACCACAAGTGCAAGCAAAATCTATATAAATCTTCAAATAGATTATGTAGCATCATTAATTGAAAGATTTTCCACCGTCTCCAACGTTGTGCAAGTTATTGAAAGTTCGAATGTGAATAAGATTACTTTTGAGGAAGAGATGTTCCTTAACAGAATGAGCATTGAAGAACTATTGGAGGCTGATTGA
- the LOC102608160 gene encoding NAC domain-containing protein 4-like isoform X1: MENLLGYKFQPSNEQILYLLVEKRLNPHFSHHPIKDIVDICSLEPWDLATESKTESEDQVWYFFCEPYYKYRKSNRAHRRTKTGHWKITSRVSQIEARNGLSGIKKILTFYRHGLASKEAITEWVMHEYHVTDDPRYKKEFVFSRIERKQKKKKHGTSTTDEGESCKQLVSPPQQSPSNHSFSYRNHSEEQTLTNSGQQLQNQIFSYPGNLIQQDTITYPQSINPVLPPNSNLELQVPLDHPSVTHNFAENDFQGENLPIGEFNLYGGYNRLNEAFFPAVQRPIYQEQELIYSNSSFDSFDFPDCLIDSDEQVNYLINSSRAFQDENSCEETRQTLFPGFNPSKSDGKASACVVNSSDTNTACSNAWIQELLENFLK; encoded by the exons ATGGAGAATCTTTTGGGCTACAAATTCCAGCCATCCAACGAACAAATCCTCTATCTTCTGGTGGAGAAGAGGCTTAATCCCCATTTCTCACATCACCCTATCAAGGATATTGTTGATATCTGCAGCCTTGAGCCTTGGGACTTGGCAA CGGAATCAAAAACAGAGTCCGAGGATCAAGTTTGGTACTTCTTCTGTGAACCTTATTATAAGTACAGGAAGAGTAACCGTGCCCACAGAAGAACAAAAACAGGGCATTGGAAAATTACAAGTAGAGTTTCCCAAATCGAAGCTAGAAACGGCCTTTCGGGTATCAAAAAGATTTTGACTTTCTACCGTCATGGTCTTGCTTCTAAGGAAGCTATTACCGAGTGGGTTATGCATGAGTACCATGTGACGGACGACCCCAGATATAAG AAGGAATTTGTTTTCTCTCGCATAGAgagaaaacagaaaaagaagaagcatgGTACTTCGACTACTGATGAAGGTGAATCATGTAAACAATTGGTTTCTCCACCTCAGCAATCACCTAGTAACCATTCGTTTTCTTATAGAAATCATAGTGAAGAACAAACTCTCACCAACTCTGGCCAGCAactacaaaatcaaatattttcttatccTGGAAATCTTATTCAACAAGATACTATCACATACCCTCAGTCGATAAACCCAGTGCTGCCACCAAATAGCAATTTGGAGTTGCAGGTACCACTAGATCACCCTTCAGTAACACATAATTTTGCTGAAAATGATTTTCAGGGAGAAAATCTTCCAATTGGAGAGTTCAACTTGTACGGTGGCTACAATAGGCTAAATGAAGCCTTTTTTCCTGCAGTACAGAGACCAATCTATCAAGAACAAGAATTAATATATTCTAATAGTTCTTTTGATAGTTTTGACTTTCCTGATTGTCTAATTGATAGTGATGAGCAGGTAAATTACCTGATCAATTCCTCAAGGGCTTTCCAGGATGAAAACTCTTGCGAAGAGACTAGACAAACCCTTTTCCCTGGCTTTAACCCATCAAAGTCAGATGGAAAAGCTTCAGCTTGTGTAGTGAATAGCAGTGACACAAACACTGCTTGCAGCAATGCATGGATACAAGAACTGCTTGAGAATTTTCTTAAGTag
- the LOC102624639 gene encoding NAC domain-containing protein 6-like isoform X3: MESGYKFQPSNELILRLLKEKRLNPRFSYHPIKDIDHICSLKPWDLPTESKTESEDQVFYFFYEPRYKYRNSNRVDRRTEAGQWKITSKDSQIEAGNGLTGTKKFLTFYCRGPDSKVPVKTDWGMHEYHIKNDASYKREFVVCCIKRKRNKKKKSGISTIDEGESSQQLVFPPHQSPSDRSISNGIHSEKHTPTIPPQQSQNHNSIYYPQSTTNDPPTQLSPSNGENIHTHQPLPLNHSEETTLKYPQQLPNHNSIQSLANNWVLPNYSPTQLPSDHFITAINYSGEDSATNPLPPPNSDLEWQLPLDQPNFAENNFQEQLPPIGELNAYGSSNWQNDASFSAMQTPISQEEKLMYSNSSFDNCDFSDCQIHSDEQVNHPINFPRAFPDENSRKETGQTLTPDFNLSKSDGEASAGAEDSSGRNTDYNDAWIKQLLEDFP; encoded by the exons atggAGAGTGGGTACAAATTCCAGCCATCTAATGAACTAATCCTCCGTCTTCTCAAGGAGAAGAGGCTTAACCCCCGTTTCTCATATCATCCTATCAAGGATATTGATCATATCTGCAGCCTTAAGCCATGGGACTTACCAA CGGAATCAAAAACTGAGTCTGAGGATCaagttttttactttttctatgAACCTCGTTACAAGTACAGGAACAGTAACCGGGTCGACAGAAGAACAGAAGCAGGGCAATGGAAAATTACCAGTAAAGATTCCCAAATCGAAGCTGGAAACGGCCTTACTGGTACCAAAAAGTTCTTGACTTTCTACTGCCGTGGTCCTGATTCTAAGGTACCAGTTAAGACCGACTGGGGTATGCATGAGTACCATATCAAGAACGACGCCAGTTATAAG AGGGAATTTGTTGTGTGTTGCATAAAACGAAAACggaataagaagaagaagagtggTATTTCGACAATTGATGAAGGGGAATCAAGTCAACAACTGGTTTTTCCTCCTCACCAATCACCTAGTGACCGTTCGATTTCGAATGGAATTCATAGTGAAAAACACACTCCCACCATCCCTCCGCAGCAATCACAAAATCACAATTCCATTTATTATCCTCAGTCAACAACAAATGACCCCCCAACTCAGCTATCACCAAGTAATGGTGAAAATATTCACACACACCAGCCGCTACCACTAAATCATAGTGAAGAAACTACTCTCAAATACCCACAGCAACTACCAAAtcacaattcaattcaatctcTTGCGAATAATTGGGTATTACCCAATTATTCTCCTACTCAGTTACCAAGTGACCATTTTATTACTGCAATAAATTATAGTGGAGAAGATAGTGCCACAAACCCCCTGCCACCACCAAATAGCGATTTGGAGTGGCAGCTACCACTAGATCAACCTAATTTTgcagaaaataattttcaggAGCAACTTCCGCCAATTGGAGAACTGAACGCATACGGTAGCTCCAATTGGCAAAATGATGCCTCTTTTTCTGCAATGCAGACACCAATTtctcaagaagaaaaattaatgtattctAATAGTTCTTTTGATAATTGTGATTTTTCTGATTGTCAAATTCACAGTGATGAGCAG GTAAATCACCCGATCAATTTCCCAAGGGCTTTTCCGGATGAAAACTCTCGAAAAGAGACTGGACAAACCCTTACCCCTGACTTTAACCTATCAAAGTCAGATGGAGAAGCTTCAGCTGGTGCAGAGGATAGCAGTGGCAGAAACACAGATTACAACGATGCATGGATAAAACAACTACTGGAGGATTTTCCTTAA
- the LOC102624639 gene encoding NAC domain-containing protein 74-like isoform X2: MESGYKFQPSDELILRLLKEKRLNPHFSHHPIKDIDHICSLEPWDLPTESKTESEDQVFYFFYEPRYKYRNSNRVDRRTEAGQWKITSKDSQIEAGNGLTGTKKFLTFYCRGPDSKVPVKTDWGMHEYHIKNDASYKREFVVCCIKRKRNKKKKSGISTIDEGESSQQLVFPPHQSPSDRSISNGIHSEKHTPTIPPQQSQNHNSIYYPQSTTNDPPTQLSPSNGENIHTHQPLPLNHSEETTLKYPQQLPNHNSIQSLANNWVLPNYSPTQLPSDHFITAINYSGEDSATNPLPPPNSDLEWQLPLDQPNFAENNFQEQLPPIGELNAYGSSNWQNDASFSAMQTPISQEEKLMYSNSSFDNCDFSDCQIHSDEQVNYLIDSLRAFQDVNSRKETGQTLIPDFNPSKSDGEASAYAEDGSETNTSDNVAWVKELLDNDQCLLVGELKSYDGHNGLNDASFSAVQTPISQEQELIFSNSSFDNCHFSGSQIYGDEQVNHPINFPRAFPDENSRKETGQTLTPDFNLSKSDGEASAGAEDSSGRNTDYNDAWIKQLLEDFP; this comes from the exons CGGAATCAAAAACTGAGTCTGAGGATCaagttttttactttttctatgAACCTCGTTACAAGTACAGGAACAGTAACCGGGTCGACAGAAGAACAGAAGCAGGGCAATGGAAAATTACCAGTAAAGATTCCCAAATCGAAGCTGGAAACGGCCTTACTGGTACCAAAAAGTTCTTGACTTTCTACTGCCGTGGTCCTGATTCTAAGGTACCAGTTAAGACCGACTGGGGTATGCATGAGTACCATATCAAGAACGACGCCAGTTATAAG AGGGAATTTGTTGTGTGTTGCATAAAACGAAAACggaataagaagaagaagagtggTATTTCGACAATTGATGAAGGGGAATCAAGTCAACAACTGGTTTTTCCTCCTCACCAATCACCTAGTGACCGTTCGATTTCGAATGGAATTCATAGTGAAAAACACACTCCCACCATCCCTCCGCAGCAATCACAAAATCACAATTCCATTTATTATCCTCAGTCAACAACAAATGACCCCCCAACTCAGCTATCACCAAGTAATGGTGAAAATATTCACACACACCAGCCGCTACCACTAAATCATAGTGAAGAAACTACTCTCAAATACCCACAGCAACTACCAAAtcacaattcaattcaatctcTTGCGAATAATTGGGTATTACCCAATTATTCTCCTACTCAGTTACCAAGTGACCATTTTATTACTGCAATAAATTATAGTGGAGAAGATAGTGCCACAAACCCCCTGCCACCACCAAATAGCGATTTGGAGTGGCAGCTACCACTAGATCAACCTAATTTTgcagaaaataattttcaggAGCAACTTCCGCCAATTGGAGAACTGAACGCATACGGTAGCTCCAATTGGCAAAATGATGCCTCTTTTTCTGCAATGCAGACACCAATTtctcaagaagaaaaattaatgtattctAATAGTTCTTTTGATAATTGTGATTTTTCTGATTGTCAAATTCACAGTGATGAGCAGGTAAATTACCTCATCGATTCCCTAAGGGCTTTCCAGGATGTAAACTCTCGTAAAGAAACTGGACAAACCCTTATCCCTGACTTTAATCCATCAAAATCAGATGGAGAAGCTTCAGCTTATGCAGAGGATGGCAGTGAGACAAACACTTCTGACAACGTTGCATGGGTGAAAGAACTGCTTGACAACGATCAATGTCTGCTAGTTGGAGAACTCAAGTCATACGATGGCCACAATGGGCTAAATGACGCCTCTTTTTCTGCAGTGCAGACGCCAATTTCTCAAGAAcaagaattaatattttctaatagTTCTTTTGATAATTGTCATTTTTCTGGCAGTCAAATTTACGGTGATGAGCAGGTAAATCACCCGATCAATTTCCCAAGGGCTTTTCCGGATGAAAACTCTCGAAAAGAGACTGGACAAACCCTTACCCCTGACTTTAACCTATCAAAGTCAGATGGAGAAGCTTCAGCTGGTGCAGAGGATAGCAGTGGCAGAAACACAGATTACAACGATGCATGGATAAAACAACTACTGGAGGATTTTCCTTAA
- the LOC102624639 gene encoding NAC domain-containing protein 74-like isoform X1, giving the protein MESGYKFQPSNELILRLLKEKRLNPRFSYHPIKDIDHICSLKPWDLPTESKTESEDQVFYFFYEPRYKYRNSNRVDRRTEAGQWKITSKDSQIEAGNGLTGTKKFLTFYCRGPDSKVPVKTDWGMHEYHIKNDASYKREFVVCCIKRKRNKKKKSGISTIDEGESSQQLVFPPHQSPSDRSISNGIHSEKHTPTIPPQQSQNHNSIYYPQSTTNDPPTQLSPSNGENIHTHQPLPLNHSEETTLKYPQQLPNHNSIQSLANNWVLPNYSPTQLPSDHFITAINYSGEDSATNPLPPPNSDLEWQLPLDQPNFAENNFQEQLPPIGELNAYGSSNWQNDASFSAMQTPISQEEKLMYSNSSFDNCDFSDCQIHSDEQVNYLIDSLRAFQDVNSRKETGQTLIPDFNPSKSDGEASAYAEDGSETNTSDNVAWVKELLDNDQCLLVGELKSYDGHNGLNDASFSAVQTPISQEQELIFSNSSFDNCHFSGSQIYGDEQVNHPINFPRAFPDENSRKETGQTLTPDFNLSKSDGEASAGAEDSSGRNTDYNDAWIKQLLEDFP; this is encoded by the exons atggAGAGTGGGTACAAATTCCAGCCATCTAATGAACTAATCCTCCGTCTTCTCAAGGAGAAGAGGCTTAACCCCCGTTTCTCATATCATCCTATCAAGGATATTGATCATATCTGCAGCCTTAAGCCATGGGACTTACCAA CGGAATCAAAAACTGAGTCTGAGGATCaagttttttactttttctatgAACCTCGTTACAAGTACAGGAACAGTAACCGGGTCGACAGAAGAACAGAAGCAGGGCAATGGAAAATTACCAGTAAAGATTCCCAAATCGAAGCTGGAAACGGCCTTACTGGTACCAAAAAGTTCTTGACTTTCTACTGCCGTGGTCCTGATTCTAAGGTACCAGTTAAGACCGACTGGGGTATGCATGAGTACCATATCAAGAACGACGCCAGTTATAAG AGGGAATTTGTTGTGTGTTGCATAAAACGAAAACggaataagaagaagaagagtggTATTTCGACAATTGATGAAGGGGAATCAAGTCAACAACTGGTTTTTCCTCCTCACCAATCACCTAGTGACCGTTCGATTTCGAATGGAATTCATAGTGAAAAACACACTCCCACCATCCCTCCGCAGCAATCACAAAATCACAATTCCATTTATTATCCTCAGTCAACAACAAATGACCCCCCAACTCAGCTATCACCAAGTAATGGTGAAAATATTCACACACACCAGCCGCTACCACTAAATCATAGTGAAGAAACTACTCTCAAATACCCACAGCAACTACCAAAtcacaattcaattcaatctcTTGCGAATAATTGGGTATTACCCAATTATTCTCCTACTCAGTTACCAAGTGACCATTTTATTACTGCAATAAATTATAGTGGAGAAGATAGTGCCACAAACCCCCTGCCACCACCAAATAGCGATTTGGAGTGGCAGCTACCACTAGATCAACCTAATTTTgcagaaaataattttcaggAGCAACTTCCGCCAATTGGAGAACTGAACGCATACGGTAGCTCCAATTGGCAAAATGATGCCTCTTTTTCTGCAATGCAGACACCAATTtctcaagaagaaaaattaatgtattctAATAGTTCTTTTGATAATTGTGATTTTTCTGATTGTCAAATTCACAGTGATGAGCAGGTAAATTACCTCATCGATTCCCTAAGGGCTTTCCAGGATGTAAACTCTCGTAAAGAAACTGGACAAACCCTTATCCCTGACTTTAATCCATCAAAATCAGATGGAGAAGCTTCAGCTTATGCAGAGGATGGCAGTGAGACAAACACTTCTGACAACGTTGCATGGGTGAAAGAACTGCTTGACAACGATCAATGTCTGCTAGTTGGAGAACTCAAGTCATACGATGGCCACAATGGGCTAAATGACGCCTCTTTTTCTGCAGTGCAGACGCCAATTTCTCAAGAAcaagaattaatattttctaatagTTCTTTTGATAATTGTCATTTTTCTGGCAGTCAAATTTACGGTGATGAGCAGGTAAATCACCCGATCAATTTCCCAAGGGCTTTTCCGGATGAAAACTCTCGAAAAGAGACTGGACAAACCCTTACCCCTGACTTTAACCTATCAAAGTCAGATGGAGAAGCTTCAGCTGGTGCAGAGGATAGCAGTGGCAGAAACACAGATTACAACGATGCATGGATAAAACAACTACTGGAGGATTTTCCTTAA